From the genome of Kluyveromyces lactis strain NRRL Y-1140 chromosome F complete sequence:
CATGTTTTTAAGATAGAAGAATTATAGAACATGAAATACGTTAACGCGTTGAAATgactttgaaacaagataCAACATTAACAGCAGGGCGTGACGAGATAATATTACATTCCCGTTGATATGGATAGATCGAACAGAACTGATTTACATTTCTCTCTTTACTGAACACTATAAAGGATGCAGTCGTTAGaattcaataaatcaaTCATACCAAGTCTGGAGGACTCATTCTCTTCTGCCGTGCAAATCGAAAGACTAGGTGAGCTTCATGAGGAGTTGGCAGGATTAGAACAAGGGAAAGTAGAATTGAACAGTCTTGAGAAATACAAGAATGCACTAATTAATAAGAAGTTGCTGAGACATAAAGATTCTGGGATTAGAGCATTAACTGCTTGTTGTCTTAGTGATATCATGAGACTTAACGCACCAGATGCCCCTTTTACTGAAACAGAGCTTTGCGACATCTTCAGATTGTTTCTATCACAATTTAGGCTGCTTAGAGATCCTGATAACGGAAATTTTATACAGCAAACCTACTTGATTACTAGGCTCCTCGAATGTAGATCAATTGTCTTAATTACAGATCTTCCTCCTTCTAAAAGGCTAGTGGAGGAGCTCTTTGAAGTATTCTAtgaaaaagttgaaagTCAGTTCCCCTCTAAACTATGGAAAATTATAGGCGGTTTGCTAACAGAAGTCGTTTCTGAATGTGATACCTTATCAATGGACGTTTTAAGGCTAATCTTCAATGCATTTTTAACACATGAGTCAAGAGCAAATAACACTTTAAAAGGTTTAGTGGTGGACAAAGATCCATCCTTCgaattttctttgataatatGTGAATCTGCTACAAATAGACTTGGAagacatttttcaaaattttaCTCTGAGATTCTGTATGGAATTACCAATGAGAACGAAGGGATTCACTCTGTTCTTGATTCCTCTTACCGAACTTTAACGAAACTCCACAAATTGACTTCTTACATTTGGCAGTATACACCAGAGTTAGTACATTCAGTAATCGGATTTGTGTATCAGGAACTTTGCTCTGATAACGTGCCATTGAGATTAGCTGCAACTCAGTTGATAACTGACATTCTTTCGTTTCACTCCACTCTAAATTTTGTCACCACCCATGCAGAcacttttcaaatttggcTATCCAAGATGGCAGATATAAGCCCAAAAGTACGTGTACAATGGGCGAAGTGTGTTCCGAAAATCATAGAAACTCGATCCGACATCTGTGAAGAGATCGCTAAGGGAATATCGAAAACTTTCATTGATACTGACGAAACAGTTCGTTTACAATCTATAAGATCTTTAGCGGCACTTTCAGCGAAATTAGTGTGGGCCAGATTACAAGTTGACacaattttcaaagaacttcttcatttaaTTAGAGACAAATCGAAAGAAGTAAGGGCGGAATGTATTTCCTACGTATGCCATTTTTACGATGAAACCttaaaagaaaatcttTACGGGAAACATCAACAGGAAAGAAATGCTAAACAACTCTGGGACGTTGTTAATGAGATCCCTACTAGCATTTTTAATTTGTACTATATCAATGATCTGAATATCAATATGCAAGTGGATTTGGTaatcttcaacaaagttttgaatttggaccttgaagaagatgctAAATACAACAGATTGATACAAGTGGTGTCTTCTTTAAGTTTGAAGGctctttcatcttttttcGCCTTTAACAAACGTCAAGTACAAATCAATAAGGCAATGAATTCactttttgaattgaagaatgaaaaacTCGATAAACTTATCGAATGGTTAGCTGCTACTGTTCCGAAGCAGCTCGAACCAGTGGCAATCACTCAGAAGTTCCTTGAACTAAATGATTCAAGGATAAATCATCTAATCAAAGTATCAATTAATCAGGAGACGGACTGTATTACACTCAAAAACTCTTTGCATGaattaaagataaaattaGAAGATCCGGAACTATTTCGAAAGAAGGGCGTACGTTTTGGCACTATCTTCAGCAGAGAGTCTTTCAACAAAGTGATTTTGCTTCTCGTCTATAGGGCCGCACCATTAATATACAATGTATCGTGTATCCCCTACCTTCTTAACAATTATAAGAGGGACCAAAACAGCACCCTTAATAACGTTATGACTCAgttgattcaaaatatatcTGAGATCAATCCctttttattcaaaagcCAAACAGCATCATTAAGCTCCTTGGTTATACAAGACAAGGATCGATCAAATATTGGAAAGCatgaacaattgaaaactttatacaaaattttcaaagcttttcCTAGTGAAGTAAATCTTGAGGATGGATACCTGCTAGAGAAATTACAGAATTTTGCAACATCAGGCAATATCGCTGAAAGCAAGTATGCTGTTAAAATAATAGCACTAATTCCTGATAGCGAAAAAAGACGGAAACTGTTATCATTCTTACGGAGTTCAGCGTTGCCACTAGAATTTTCAAGCGAATCACCTCACTTACTCTGCAATAATTTATGTATTCTATCTCAGCTGTTCAAAGTTGATTTCGATCTACTCAAGATTGATTGCAATGAGATAACTACATTTATCCTCAAGGATGTGCTAGTAACTAATgagttcttcaataatctcgttgaagaagaaaaatcaTCGGACTGGATtactgatgatgatctaTTGAATGAACAACACTGGCCTATCACAGCCAAAATTTTATGTTTGGAAGTATTAACAAACAGAATGTTATCGGAAGCAAGATCAGTTGATACCGACAGTTCGCTTGAGACAGTCTTTCATAAAATATTAAAACTCTTTTTGTATTTCGTCTCCAATGGCGGAGAAGTTATCaatgaagagaatgaaaagaGGTTCCCAACTCCGTTCGCGTATCAGCGTAGAATTCGGTGCCATGCAGGTTTACAGATTCTGAAACTAGCCAAAATTGCTAAATTCAACAAATGGattgaatcaaaatatatatTCAAACTTATTAATTtagttgaagatgaaagcTTCCCTGTTAGACGCGAATTCGTGACCAAGCTGAAAAACTATATTTCAAACGAAGAAATAAGCATCAAATTCATTCCATTAGTGTTCTTTATGCCGTTTGAGCCAGATGCCAAATTTAAAACTGATACTAAAATATGGATTAATTTTACTtttcaaaaggaaacagCACGAAGAGGAGctatatttgaaagaagccTTCCAAGACTTCTCCACTGCATTGCGCACCATCCTGATATCGAAGAAAACCTTTATGTGGATGCTTCAGAAGACGAATTCATTACATCTTGCAGCACTGCAATTGAttatgttcttttctttttagaTACTGTTTTAAAGCCCGAAAGTATCAGCTTATTGTATTACCTAGCCGGTCGTATAAAACAGTACAAAGACTTGTTAGATGAGGCTCCAACATGCATTTACGTGATAAGTGAATTGGTTCAgatgattttgaatgaattgaaacaaataaaaaatttgaatctCACCGTGTACCCTGGTAAACTCAACCTACCGAGTGATCTTTACGTACCCTTCGAGAACATGGAATTAGCACAGGCAAATACATTCAAAACATTCATCAAAGATGATTACACTCAAGTTCTTGAGCAAAAGATAAAGCTAAAATGTAGTAAAATGGTGCATGGGTCATCGACGACAACTAAGCAGCAAAAACAGCAGAGAAAGTTGACAAGTGAGTATAAACAGCGCACcccttcaaagaaaagaagacatTATAGCAGTGACAGCGGCGATGACTCAGATGGTGCACATGATAGAAGTATTTACCCCAGCCCACTGAAAAGTAATAGAGGTCCCCAAAGGAAAAGCACCCGTACTAAAACTGCCGTCGATtataatgaagatgatgagaaCGAAGAGGTAATGTAAGTTACGAAATTCCATCATTACCTAGCTATATATCTGTCATAATTTATCTAAGGAAATG
Proteins encoded in this window:
- the PDS5 gene encoding sister chromatid cohesion factor PDS5 (similar to uniprot|Q04264 Saccharomyces cerevisiae YMR076C PDS5 Protein required for establishment and maintenance of sister chromatid condensation and cohesion colocalizes with cohesin on chromosomes in an interdependent manner may function as a protein-protein interaction scaffold) yields the protein MQSLEFNKSIIPSLEDSFSSAVQIERLGELHEELAGLEQGKVELNSLEKYKNALINKKLLRHKDSGIRALTACCLSDIMRLNAPDAPFTETELCDIFRLFLSQFRLLRDPDNGNFIQQTYLITRLLECRSIVLITDLPPSKRLVEELFEVFYEKVESQFPSKLWKIIGGLLTEVVSECDTLSMDVLRLIFNAFLTHESRANNTLKGLVVDKDPSFEFSLIICESATNRLGRHFSKFYSEILYGITNENEGIHSVLDSSYRTLTKLHKLTSYIWQYTPELVHSVIGFVYQELCSDNVPLRLAATQLITDILSFHSTLNFVTTHADTFQIWLSKMADISPKVRVQWAKCVPKIIETRSDICEEIAKGISKTFIDTDETVRLQSIRSLAALSAKLVWARLQVDTIFKELLHLIRDKSKEVRAECISYVCHFYDETLKENLYGKHQQERNAKQLWDVVNEIPTSIFNLYYINDLNINMQVDLVIFNKVLNLDLEEDAKYNRLIQVVSSLSLKALSSFFAFNKRQVQINKAMNSLFELKNEKLDKLIEWLAATVPKQLEPVAITQKFLELNDSRINHLIKVSINQETDCITLKNSLHELKIKLEDPELFRKKGVRFGTIFSRESFNKVILLLVYRAAPLIYNVSCIPYLLNNYKRDQNSTLNNVMTQLIQNISEINPFLFKSQTASLSSLVIQDKDRSNIGKHEQLKTLYKIFKAFPSEVNLEDGYLLEKLQNFATSGNIAESKYAVKIIALIPDSEKRRKLLSFLRSSALPLEFSSESPHLLCNNLCILSQLFKVDFDLLKIDCNEITTFILKDVLVTNEFFNNLVEEEKSSDWITDDDLLNEQHWPITAKILCLEVLTNRMLSEARSVDTDSSLETVFHKILKLFLYFVSNGGEVINEENEKRFPTPFAYQRRIRCHAGLQILKLAKIAKFNKWIESKYIFKLINLVEDESFPVRREFVTKLKNYISNEEISIKFIPLVFFMPFEPDAKFKTDTKIWINFTFQKETARRGAIFERSLPRLLHCIAHHPDIEENLYVDASEDEFITSCSTAIDYVLFFLDTVLKPESISLLYYLAGRIKQYKDLLDEAPTCIYVISELVQMILNELKQIKNLNLTVYPGKLNLPSDLYVPFENMELAQANTFKTFIKDDYTQVLEQKIKLKCSKMVHGSSTTTKQQKQQRKLTSEYKQRTPSKKRRHYSSDSGDDSDGAHDRSIYPSPLKSNRGPQRKSTRTKTAVDYNEDDENEEVM